The Dioscorea cayenensis subsp. rotundata cultivar TDr96_F1 unplaced genomic scaffold, TDr96_F1_v2_PseudoChromosome.rev07_lg8_w22 25.fasta BLBR01001101.1, whole genome shotgun sequence genome segment atataagaagctaaatattgaaataaaagaaaagaaagatgatgAGATCAACATAACTACAcatgttgaaaaataaaaatatatgaaacaaAGGATGAATGGCatgaattttatcaaaaatcctTGATTCTTCTAATTTAGCAAGTTGCCACATGAACGTATTCTTTGCAAACTCAGACCTCTCCCTATtaactcaaaaattttaatatatataatactagtTTTTCCCTCAATCTATATGCTAAGTTTTGGCCTTTTAGATCTAGTCCAATCAAAACAGTGTAAAGCTCATAAGCCATCAAAATGGGATACTTATAACAGCATGACCCAAGGAGGTGTTATTTAAGCACTCTAAACACCTACACAGGTGTTAGACATTTACACTAGTGGGTTATTCCTGCCAAGATTTGAAAACGAATCAGCTAGCAGACTACCTTATCAAGAAGTACTGATCCAATAATAGCAGGGTAACGATAATAGCACCTCATGACCTCactatttctcaaataattttaaaaacaataaacttgAATTTACCACAATAATCATATTCCAAAGATATCTATTATTATCAATCatatttgacaaaaattattaaCCGTCCTCCACAATGATCACTTAACATGAAAACTCGTTATAGATAAATAATCTAAGAGAGTGTTTGGTTGTCAGGAGTGAATTGGGAGAGGAGTGGAATAGGCGTGAGATGAAAGGGAAGTGAagtaggagtgagaatgaagaatgtgtttggttgataagGATTGGAGAGtataatttattgggaatgggaaaagtaaagaaagtaaatatgataaaatgacacttatgtcttttatgcaaataaatattatataaattgaaaaaaaataaattaatttttataaataaatatttaactttaatagctcaccaaatctcaaaatttttttaatatcattaattagtaataaattaactaaaataaataactaattacatgtttaaagatattttaattaattaattaattaatggtattttgttaatatcattaattattaattaattaactataataaataactaattaatgaagaaatataactacttaattattacaaataaatatttaactttaattattagttattattatttcattttaattattaaatattattaaaattatctacttaattattattatttaattaattattatttttaaaattatttatttatttattatttaaatcaaattattattttaattattagaaaaaaaaaaaggggtaaATTGGTCGTTTCTCCCTAAAGAGTGAGCAATCCTCCCACTCACTCCCCATCTACTCTTCTCTCTCAATTCCACTCATAGTCATCCAAACAAAGGTTTGGATTTACTCCCACTCCCACTCCCACTCTAAACATGTcatccaaacaacccctaagaAATCAATTACTCTATTGTCCATCAATATTTggtatcattatttttattatccatGTGAACCCATCAAAATAGAAATTCACCTACAAATCATTTtggtattaaaataaataaattatgttttacgTACCAATTTACTTATTTTGGGGAATAAAATTGAAACTTATTCAATTATCAAAATGTGGGAAAACTAGCTCTATGTGTGCTTGCTCTCAGCTATACAAGTTAATCTGGTTTTCCCTAATATGATAACCAAAGCAAAAACGGGTGTTTTAATGTACTTATAATACCAAAGGATGTCAAAATAGATCAAAGTGCACTTTTGGTCCTACAACTATACCCCCTATACccaacaaacaacaaaacctCTCCACTATGTTCACTTGCAGTCAGTCCTACTACTAACACCAGCACTTGTTTCGTTAGTATAATTAAACACTAATGGATGATGTGGATTGAATAACAATAAGGAGGAAGTTGACACAGCGAAGACAAGTCAACACTTGTCatgtcaatttttttcaaagcaTATTTAGATGTGAAccccaataaaaattttatatttacacatataactatataaaaattaatatttgcatATTTGTATTCTTCAAAGAATAGTTACATATACACAACTATACAAGTTCAAATTCACACATAGGCTAGTACATAAAAGTTCATATTCACAGACAGCTATACCCAATAAAAGTTTGTATTTACATATACACTCtataaaaactcaaattaattCTTTTCAGAACTTATTTACATATAAGCCCTTCTAGGAATTCATATTTGCATGTAAGTTTATATAAAAGTCTATATTTGCATGCATACTGCTATAAAAGTGCAAATTTTTATAAACACCACTATAAAATGCATATTTTGTATATACTCACAAATCacaataaatttacaaatatacccatagaaaaaaaaaatgctgtATGAACACAGTAGAAAtcacatatgcatatatgcctTTATAAAGTCCCTATTTGCTTATATGGCCTTTGCTGTATATAAGCCATGATTTTAATGAAGTACATGCAGAGAATGCACCTATATAAGAAAAAGTGTTCGTTTATAGaggtgtatgtgtatatatactttCGCAAGTGATGTATATGAAAGTATCCACTTTTATAGAAACATCTATGTTTACATCATGTTTTATGGAGCTACATACACAGAATGCACTTTTCTAGAGGCATACAAACATATAAACTTTTATACAATTACACAGGCAAAAatgatttttggtatttataGTCAGTATGTTCCTTTAAAGGGTTGTAGATgtgaatataaacaataataggGTTGCATATGCAAATATGAACACATAGTGGTCCATAGGCACTTGTGAAATTATAAGGTTGTACACATAGATAAGAACTTATAGAGATACATATATGCAAATATGAACTATTTTATGGGTATTTCTATGTAAATAcctgattaaaaaaacaaacacaaatcttataagatttatatgaatatataaatgttCATACATGTGCAAATTTAAACTTAGAGGGTGGCGCATGTAAATAtgcttttgaaaaataaaaaaaaaaaataatatttaattgtacTACTATAATAATTGATAGTGTTAGTCAAAGAGCTAAAAGTGAGCATAGCCAGGTGGTTGTCGGATCAATTTGAAACTAATTTAGGTTCAAGGACCAAATGATTTTTTGTGTATAATTTGGGGACTAAAGTGGAGTTTCACCTCAAAAATACCACATATGTTtcaaaattatgccatattagcTGAAAAGTATGATAACTTGgtcaatttttttatcaaaattctgAAGTGCCTCTGTAGATCTAGCTgggttatatatttaatataaatataaatatcaataacATCCAACGACCCAAAATATGAACTAAGTTGTACTAAGTTTTGCTCAGTTTTCATATGTCCAATAATTACCGCCCAAAGCCCTCAACTGGCCAATGCAAATCCCTATTCATTTACATTACATTACTCATCATGATTATTGACATCAAGTACAAGTATGACTGTCTGAAAGATCTGTGACCttatctaagaaaaaaaaaaacagggtTTTAGGAGTAAACCTGAGTAACAAAACTTATGGAAAGTCCACCTCGGCCAGCCCTTGCCGTTCGTCCAACACGGTGAACATAATCACGAGGAAATCTAAAATGTGAAGAAGCAGGTTTTTATTAAGTcattatatgtaataataaaacccaaaaacaaaTTGTTCAAATGTAAATTTAACCTCGGAATGTCATAGTTTATGACAAGATCAACTGTTGGAATATCCAAACCTCTACTGGCTACATCGGTAGCAAGCAAGATAGGAATTTGACCAGATTTAAATCGACTCAATGCAGCAAGCCTTAATGATTGAGATTTATAAGAATGCAGAGCCACTACAGAGAACTCAAGCTCTTCCaataacaaattcaaaagaTGGCAACTTCTGCAAGGACATTGGAAGGTATCAATAACATTAGATTGTCAAACTAAACAAGTAAAATTAACTTTAGCTGACTTCAtgcacaaaataataataataataataataataaattattattattaaaaaatgataatactAATAGTCAAtgcaaagaagaataagaagaagaaggagaagacaaAATGTATGAtgttgaaataaaatgaaaagactGTCGTTTCTTTCAAAAAAGGGTGCAGTATAAAGAGATTTAAGAGGTTATATTTAACCTCATACTCCTAAAAAAGTTCTACAAGTCTCGGCAAGAAGAACATAGCAAAGAAAGGTGCTTCAAGATAACTTGGCATTATTATGCGCCCACCTTATACGTGATTGATACTAACTTGCTCAATAGTGTATGCACCAATGTAGTAAAGTGGATCAGCCTGAGAAATAATAAGGTGCCTTCTCATGGTTAAAGATCTTAGAGATCTGACAGCTTAAAAGCCTCCTTTTTACTCCCCATAAGCCTTGTGCACTTTTATCACAATATATCTCAAGCACAAACAATGATGATAAGAAAATGAgtcctaaataaaaaaaatcatttccttttaaatttaaaagctTTGTGGCTCTaaaaccttctttttttttcttcaaagcaGAACTTAAAAGTCTTTCCCAATTCCTCTTGTTGTATACAATATCAACACATGACAAGTGATATGAGTAAAAATACTCAGTGATAATGCCCATAGTTGTGCATTCAATAAGATTAGTAAATAAAGCACAATTCATTATGGcatatttattcataaaaattgtCAGCATACCTGCATGTAGATACAAATATAATTGATGAGCGGATGCTCTTCTCCTTCATTTTTGACAAAAGGTATGCAAGATAAACCTCCTTCACATTTTTAGGTGTCACTATGTAATGCTGGTTTAGGGAATCAACCGTATTAAATCCCTTGTATCCACGATAGAAGTAAGATCTATCTCCAGAAATCTCATTAAGAGCTTCCATGTCATCTGTCAGAGTCGCAGAAAATAGAAGAGTTTGTCTATCTCGAGGTAAACATCGATAAATAACTTTGAGTTCCTCTGCGAAACCAACATCTAAAACCCTATCCGCTTCATCCAAAACTAAAAACTTCAAGGAGGAAAACAACTAATAGTTACAATACTgaatcaacaataataaagtCTGCATACAACATCAACGAGAACATAAACCATCTATAAGAAAATTGATGTAATAAACTAAAACCGAAATATAGTCATATCCAGAAAATtgcagttttgaatcaaactaaAATTCTATAACAAATGGCAAATTACATAAATTACAAGCCCACAGGATACACTACCAAAGAGGTTGTTTAGGGCGAACTCAGAACTTAATAGTTGAGCAAGAAATCTCACTCGAGCAATGGAAAAATAGCCATATTTGTATAAAATGGAAAACAGAAGacagatagatatatataaatgaaatgcaaaacagagtaccaatatttatatatatatatatatatatatatatatatatatctaaaaggAAAAACACTGATTGAACAACCAACCTTTGATATAGTAATTCTACCATAATTAGTACAATCAGTATAAAAATTAGGTTTGGGAATGCAATGAGATTAAAAAATTCGCATGACCACAAGTGCAAACAATCAGATGCATGTCATTAAAAACTAACTAAATTATCTTTCACCAAAAAAAGCAATGGCCCCAAAGCAAAGTTGAGaagaaaggatttttcaaaTTCCTGATCACAAATTTAGAGGCATTGGATCAAAAAGTTTCAATGAATAAAAAGGTCTCACTTGACCAACAACAATTTCTCACCCTCGAATCGAAAAACCTCTACTATCAATTCAAAGCACAATGATCTTACCACACACTGGTTGCTCAAGatatgaaacaaagaaaaagcaataacaacaacaacaggaACATAGAAAAGACCCTATTTGAAAAACTGACCTTGACTTTGGAGAACACAGCAGGCAAATCAGGGTCATTTTCAAGAAGAACATTGATCCTCCCAGGAGTAGCAACTACAATATGCGGCCGCTGCGCTAGAGCCCGGGCCTGGCCAGTCATGTCCATGCCCCCCACAACAACAGTGCATCGCACATTGAGAGAAGAGCCAAGCGCGCGGAACTGCTCCGCGAGCTGAAAGGCGAGCTCACGGGTCGGGGTGAGTACAAGGGCATATACACCAAAAGGATCCTCCGCGAGGCGGTGGAGAATAGGGAGGGCGAAGGCTGCTGTCTTGCCGCTGCCGGTAAGGGCAACGGCAGTGACATTGGAGCCGGAGAGAATCCTGGGGATGCAGCAGCGCTGGACATCGGTGGGGCAACGCATGCCGAGCTCGCGGCATGTTGAGGTGGCCCACTGGGAAAGACCAAGGTCGGAGAAGGCGATGGTGGCCGTCCCTCCGGCATGGTCAGAGATGGAAGTTGGGTTGGAGAGAGGGGAGCGGCGGGAAGAGGATTGGGGAGGAGGTCTAGATTTGGAGGAGAAAAGGCGGAAGGGTCTCTCGTCGGAGTTTTGCGGATCAGCCTCCATTGATGGATGCTCGGAGACTTttggttagggttagggttagggttagggttagggtttgtgaGATTTTGAAGGTGGAACCGTGGAAGACAAAGAGCCTTTGGAAGTAAGCGCCAAAAAAGGtaataaatatcaatatttatatttacccCCTTATAAACTCTGGAAATTGTAAATTTCTCATTTAAGCTGAAGAGTTTTGCACAAACACCCTTAAATAATGTCAAATTATTGGTTACGTTAAAGGATGTAATAAAAACGTGattattttttgggaaaattactgttcacccctcgtaattttaaaaacttcccaaaaaccccctcctacttttgcacaccccggacagacTCCCTTCCATAGTGCTTTAACTTCCCCTTTACCCCTCACCGCTCACTTCAAACGGCCCATGTCACGAAATCCCATTTTTACTCGAAAATCGTGAAAAGCGAAAAGTCACTAAATCACATCACTGCTCAACCTCAGGGCTGCTCGCTGgtttaacgcttaaatattttttactaatacgtttaataattatcatatccggtaatacttcccatctccgcttaacgttatctttacacgtataactattcatattaacgcaGAAATTCTCAAAAGCTCTCGCAGAAAACGcgatctttttcgcttgatccgaaTTGCCGGCAGTGGCAcgcaggtggcaaggttatggtatcccgtgcataagaattaatgacggcattaaaatttatgcatGGTAACATAATTTTACcaacacccgttcgttctcatcatgtaataccctgaacctgtgattaactgttggaaaaatatattcgtaGTATACTATAGTCAGTAGAAGATTTTTTTCTACGTAGTAATATTGTCGAGTAAACCCCAAGTGACTGTAATGCTGActttaagtgtaaaaagttttataaaaagattttgggttaaagagtaatagaaaaaggattgatataaaatatttatggaaaccaaggaccgaaaggtaagttgaagggatcatatggaaatattgtgttatacttcaaggaccattggataatttgaaaggatcttttgagaatactatttttataattcagggaccatttgtgagtttttttcagagactgttttgtaaggaattatgttttgagggactaaatgtaaatttcggctgaaagttaaatttggagaaaaaaatctgaGCTTGAGTgttgcttcatcttctttctccaccattttgctacaaGAACCTTGAGGGttaaaaacagaagaaaatgggaagaaatttgagGTTTTTAGGAGAGGACTCTGAGATCGTCTTGAGCTGAAATTTCACGGGAGGGACGACTCTACTTGTAAAGGTTCTCCTCAGATTGCTTTTTAGCACGTGTATGTATGCacgtatatatatgtatttatgattGGATTTGACTGAAAACGTCGATGAATTCTGAAGAAATATTAACGAGAACGATGGTGCTGTTGTTTTGGTACTTTAAATTTCAGGTCGAAAAACCTCAGATTGGTGACTGAAATCGCTTTGATCGATGGGAGTTGTCATCGGATTTATCAGTAGCATGCATCAGAGCACCGAGATTAAAAATTTGGCTAGCTTAATTAAATCGATGATTATGACGATCAGCTGTTAAATGATGATTGTCTGGATTGAAACGCAGCTGAAGTTAATCCCAATCGATTTGATTAGATTAAACCAAGCTGAATCGATTTCTGTTGAGTTGGGCTCGATCAAACTCAAGTCGAGATGGACTCGTATCGAAATCGAGAATCGTGATGGCTGGCTTTAATCGAATTAATTTGTCCTAGgctttgatcaaatcaaattgagtgtggttggaattgaattgtttggttaatttgagttggttgagattgatttgggcttggtttggatgttgggctaaggattttggctgaaccaattcaagaaaatttgggttcggttgaaccaagttggtccaggaaattttgtataagaattgggttggttcaatctggttcagtgaaattgagtttggttcagtgcaattaaacttggttcagtggaattgatcTTGGTTCAAATTGGTTCAGCAGTGTTTAGcctaaattaagttaatttaagtgcaattgaGACCGATTTAACTATTCAAGGCCGagtttttaaccgattggaataAGTGGGCCCAATTGAGAGTCAATTATcggtttttttgtattttcttttggcttTCAAATgcgatatttatttttttattatattattcctCAGTAGGTCTGTTCGCGCTAGGAGGGAGTTCCGTGTCCCGGGAATTAACCCAAGGACACctgtgagttggtagtggctattatttttaaataattgattaattattattatttttgaaataactcgcttaatggctagtattttggaaataattatttaagtatttcattttatcatgtttaatttatgtGATAAGGTTAAAAATATACGATATTTACTTGCCGCTGATGTtccccgacaatcgtattgatacatcgctttggtataattatacgtgatttagaatagtgaaaatacatgtatatgtgatttaattattcaattcatgtatttatttttgatggttatatatgcttttgatttggaaatgatttgtgaaatcatgtgagcatttttaaaaatgttttaccaacaatatttgtggaattggtttttcattccctcgcataggaatggtattttagTATTTGGATTTTTACCGACATTATGCATGTATCGCATCGCGAACGTCCCCGGATAAGCGACCAtggatatgatttatacagctTTAGTATTGCTGCCGTGATCTACACGTCTGGTTTGATGGCGACGGCGGCTGGGCGTCCCGACCATCGCAGAGTGGGTTCCCACCCgccgcctttagaggtggcgcgCGGACCCGATTGCTGATTGTCCGCATcagggagcgtagagcccctcGATCGGGATGATACATCGGATCccggtcaccacacgggaccgatgggccaacgcCAAGGGTACGAAGACTCTGACGGCCCCAACCCTAGTCGCGACGCGGCTAAGTCGGGAGAGTTTTCAgtgctatggatttgagaatggtttttatattatcagCTATTTTCGACAtcgatttatgatgaatttatgtttcaaaaagttctttaaaaatgtatttttgctagaattctagtattttgaaaaagttggaaaaattatttaagcagcttggtatttatatactttatatactaatcgtatttttagtatttgaaattattaagccactaccgaccaaccgaaCGTGTCAGAAATCGCAGGAGCACGACCCTAGATCGCTCGACGAGTATGTAGCTAGTCGTAGTCGAGTCCAGACCGCAGTGGGtccctcatttcttttcttttcttcttattagtGTCATGATCTCTAGCAGTCAGACTCCGcaaaattagagtaattatatttatcagtATTTATGTATTTCGAACCCCGCACttttggtgaaaaattgtaaatcgGGATTCAGTAGGTCCGCTTTTGTTTAAAATGGGTGTCGGGCTTCAACAGGGAATTTTaaccgatgggtgccacatttaccccCGGAGAAGGGGTGGTGCGACACATCACCAACGCCGCCAATCGgcatttaactttttttctggatacgaagagtcaccgcttaggaattcacaccataaat includes the following:
- the LOC120255603 gene encoding DEAD-box ATP-dependent RNA helicase 36-like encodes the protein MEADPQNSDERPFRLFSSKSRPPPQSSSRRSPLSNPTSISDHAGGTATIAFSDLGLSQWATSTCRELGMRCPTDVQRCCIPRILSGSNVTAVALTGSGKTAAFALPILHRLAEDPFGVYALVLTPTRELAFQLAEQFRALGSSLNVRCTVVVGGMDMTGQARALAQRPHIVVATPGRINVLLENDPDLPAVFSKVKFLVLDEADRVLDVGFAEELKVIYRCLPRDRQTLLFSATLTDDMEALNEISGDRSYFYRGYKGFNTVDSLNQHYIVTPKNVKEVYLAYLLSKMKEKSIRSSIIFVSTCRSCHLLNLLLEELEFSVVALHSYKSQSLRLAALSRFKSGQIPILLATDVASRGLDIPTVDLVINYDIPRFPRDYVHRVGRTARAGRGGLSISFVTQNDERLVKVIEDEIRKRKVRMHIKAFVYATSEVQDSLALLPNSTFLFQQRTYS